From a single Chlamydia ibidis 10-1398/6 genomic region:
- a CDS encoding V-type ATP synthase subunit B, which translates to MQTIYTKITDIKGNLITVEAESAKLGELAEIKRGDGRSSYASVLRFDSKKVTLQVFGGTSGLSTGDRVIFLGRSIDVVFGESLIGRRFNGVGKPIDGEGECFGDPIPISTPTFNPVCRVVPREMVKTNIPMIDIFNCLVKSQKIPIFSSSGENHNALLMRIAAQTDADIVIIGGMGLTFVDYNFFVEESQRLGFADKSVMFIHRAVDAPVECVLVPDMALACAEQFAVNRNKNVLVLLTDMTAFADALKEISITMDQIPANRGYPGSLYSDLAYRYEKAVDIANGGSITIISVTTMPGDDITHPVPDNTGFITEGQFYLKNNRIDPFGSLSRLKQLVIGKVTREDHGDLANALIRLYADSLKATERMSMGFKLSNWDKKLLSFAELFETRLMSLEVNIPLEEALDIGWNILAQSFHSEEVGIKEQLINKYWPKSCLHK; encoded by the coding sequence ATGCAGACAATATATACAAAGATTACTGATATCAAAGGGAATTTAATAACTGTAGAAGCTGAGTCAGCTAAGTTAGGAGAACTAGCAGAGATAAAAAGAGGAGATGGCAGATCGTCCTATGCTTCCGTATTACGTTTTGATTCTAAAAAGGTTACATTGCAAGTTTTCGGAGGTACCTCCGGATTATCTACGGGTGATCGTGTAATATTTTTAGGCCGATCGATAGATGTTGTTTTTGGAGAATCGTTGATTGGAAGGCGATTTAATGGTGTAGGAAAACCAATTGATGGTGAAGGAGAGTGCTTCGGAGATCCGATTCCTATATCAACACCCACGTTTAATCCTGTATGTCGCGTGGTTCCTAGAGAGATGGTGAAAACCAATATCCCTATGATTGACATATTTAATTGTCTTGTAAAATCACAAAAGATTCCTATTTTCTCCTCATCTGGTGAAAACCATAATGCTTTACTCATGCGTATTGCTGCTCAAACTGATGCAGATATTGTAATCATTGGTGGTATGGGTTTGACTTTTGTTGATTATAATTTCTTTGTAGAAGAATCACAAAGACTTGGCTTTGCAGACAAGAGCGTTATGTTTATTCATAGAGCAGTTGATGCACCTGTTGAATGTGTCTTAGTGCCTGATATGGCTTTAGCTTGTGCTGAACAATTCGCTGTCAATAGGAACAAAAATGTTCTTGTTTTATTAACAGATATGACAGCATTCGCTGATGCGCTTAAAGAAATTTCCATTACCATGGACCAGATCCCCGCAAATCGTGGATATCCAGGATCTTTATATTCTGATTTAGCGTATCGCTATGAAAAGGCAGTAGATATTGCGAATGGTGGGTCTATCACTATAATTAGCGTTACGACGATGCCTGGAGACGATATCACACATCCAGTTCCTGATAATACTGGATTCATCACGGAAGGACAATTCTATTTAAAGAATAATCGTATTGATCCATTTGGATCCTTATCTCGTTTGAAACAATTAGTTATCGGTAAGGTAACTCGTGAAGATCACGGAGATCTTGCAAATGCTTTAATTCGGTTGTATGCAGATTCTCTCAAAGCAACAGAAAGAATGTCCATGGGCTTCAAACTGTCTAATTGGGATAAAAAACTCTTATCTTTCGCTGAACTTTTTGAAACTAGACTTATGAGTTTAGAGGTTAATATTCCTTTAGAGGAAGCTTTAGATATAGGATGGAATATTCTTGCGCAAAGTTTTCATTCTGAAGAGGTAGGGATTAAGGAACAGTTAATTAACAAGTATTGGCCTAAATCATGTCTGCACAAATAA
- a CDS encoding V-type ATP synthase subunit D, which produces MSAQIKLTKNAYRSEKTKLARLEMYLPTLKLKKSLLQVETQNAIRNTEKCMEDYEQARDMVYAFAPLFSIPLYVDAVVNSFKVDRVVKEYENITGVEVPVVRDVVLMQTSYSLLDTPIWMDTLIASIKELVLSKVYVEVAKEKQDILERELRSVSIRVNLFEKKLIPETTQAMKKIAIFLSDRSITDVGQVKMAKKKIQQRKEDS; this is translated from the coding sequence ATGTCTGCACAAATAAAGCTTACTAAGAATGCTTATAGGTCTGAGAAGACAAAATTAGCTCGCTTAGAAATGTATTTACCTACTCTAAAGTTGAAAAAATCTTTGCTTCAGGTAGAAACGCAGAACGCTATTCGTAATACCGAAAAGTGTATGGAGGATTACGAGCAAGCTCGTGATATGGTGTATGCTTTTGCTCCGCTATTTAGTATCCCTCTCTATGTAGATGCGGTTGTCAATAGCTTCAAAGTAGATCGGGTAGTGAAGGAATACGAGAATATTACGGGCGTTGAAGTTCCGGTAGTGCGTGATGTTGTTTTGATGCAAACTTCTTATTCTTTATTGGATACACCAATTTGGATGGACACTTTAATAGCGTCCATTAAGGAACTAGTATTGAGCAAAGTTTATGTTGAAGTAGCTAAAGAAAAACAGGACATTCTTGAAAGAGAACTTCGTAGTGTATCAATACGCGTGAATTTATTTGAAAAGAAGTTGATACCAGAAACCACACAAGCAATGAAAAAGATCGCTATTTTTCTTAGTGATCGTAGTATTACTGATGTTGGGCAGGTAAAAATGGCCAAAAAAAAGATACAACAGCGTAAAGAGGATTCCTAA